A genomic segment from Veillonellaceae bacterium encodes:
- a CDS encoding YwbE family protein: MNGTERKNIRPGIKVKIVQKQHQRTGQLTEGIVKDILTSSPVHHRGIKVRLTDGIIGRVQEVLE, encoded by the coding sequence ATGAACGGAACTGAACGAAAAAATATCAGACCCGGTATAAAGGTGAAGATTGTCCAGAAACAGCACCAGCGCACCGGGCAACTTACTGAGGGAATCGTGAAAGATATTCTGACCAGCAGTCCAGTCCATCACCGGGGGATTAAGGTCAGGCTGACTGATGGGATTATTGGCAGGGTGCAGGAGGTTTTGGAATAA
- a CDS encoding outer membrane beta-barrel protein — protein MRKCVLAILFIFALSSVAFASPLTDYSKGKAALDLNYRVSPDYDASLGVKGTDLDTGKVGFDGDSNVEWGFTYGIGNNWALQYRQATPTGNLAIPFGGIYEPQSTTALSKSLASEGPEIPTLNFESKTRVEEYNVLYKLDKNFSLFTGIVRANPSVKVGYSPIVDHFAIQGDDKNIWQFGVVAVKPLNKDFTTYGIASFGSDYRNWEVGLGYKVAKDIDFNVNYRDMKVDDMKLVGIVGPDLTTDSEVKGWGFGVTYNF, from the coding sequence ATGAGAAAGTGTGTATTGGCAATCTTATTTATCTTCGCGTTATCCAGTGTGGCTTTTGCCAGTCCGCTTACGGACTATTCAAAAGGTAAGGCTGCTTTGGATTTAAACTATCGGGTAAGTCCTGACTACGATGCAAGCTTGGGAGTCAAAGGTACAGATTTAGATACTGGTAAAGTTGGTTTCGACGGAGACAGCAATGTAGAGTGGGGTTTTACTTATGGTATTGGAAACAATTGGGCACTACAATACCGCCAAGCAACGCCTACGGGAAATCTAGCTATTCCTTTCGGTGGAATTTATGAACCTCAATCCACTACTGCACTAAGCAAGTCCTTAGCCTCTGAAGGGCCTGAAATACCTACATTAAATTTCGAATCAAAAACTAGAGTAGAAGAATATAATGTCCTTTATAAACTAGATAAAAACTTTTCTCTCTTTACAGGCATAGTAAGAGCAAATCCAAGCGTTAAAGTTGGCTATTCGCCAATTGTTGATCATTTTGCTATTCAGGGCGATGATAAAAATATTTGGCAATTTGGTGTTGTAGCAGTTAAACCGCTAAACAAAGACTTCACTACCTATGGTATTGCTTCATTTGGCAGCGATTATCGGAACTGGGAAGTGGGCCTCGGATATAAAGTTGCCAAAGATATTGATTTCAACGTCAACTATCGCGATATGAAAGTTGACGATATGAAATTAGTTGGCATAGTCGGACCCGATTTAACGACTGATTCCGAAGTTAAAGGCTGGGGCTTTGGCGTAACATACAACTTCTAA